A window of Halichoerus grypus chromosome 12, mHalGry1.hap1.1, whole genome shotgun sequence contains these coding sequences:
- the LOC118519800 gene encoding uncharacterized protein LOC118519800 → MAATAAAAAAAAAAAAAAAAAASARGPPAPLRRGRGGGERSCPPPFCLWAAARRCLFHRGLKITNWRQRGGQNLRLFHNRCIQQFTEVWPPALGELGLGVTRRPLGAEEAPVRRLRAPDKSGAGASSAVSMEERETEEVGGRSSRKSTATVSAAFLPPCIGGAAKEA, encoded by the exons AtggcggcgacggcggcggcggccgcggcggcggcggcggcggcggcggccgcggcggcggcggcaagtGCACGGGGCCCGCCCGCCCCGCTccgcaggggcagagggggaggggaacgAAGCTGCCCGCCGCCATTTTGCTTGTGGGCTGCCGCCCGCCGTTGCCTCTTCCACAGAGGCTTGAAGATAACCAACTGGAGGCAGAGAGGTGGGCAGAATCTCCGTCTTTTTCACAACAGATGCATTCAACAATTCACAGAAG tctgGCCTCCAGCGCTGGGTGAACTCGGTTTGGGTGTCACTCGACGCCCACTAGGGGCTGAGGAGGCTCCAGTGCGCAGACTCCGGGCACCGGATAAAAGCGGAGCTGGAGCGTCCAGCGCCGTCTCGATGGAGGAGCGAGAAACGGAAGAGGTCGgggggagaagcagcaggaaaaGTACAGCCACCGTCAGCGCCGCTTTCCTGCCACCGTGTATCGGG